A single Symbiobacterium thermophilum IAM 14863 DNA region contains:
- a CDS encoding DUF2203 domain-containing protein, whose translation MATRYFTPAEVNRLIPELERIIAYLRRLDAEIQEKDWRLRQRKVEARRRDDPVDTYTFLKEEAELDFLRILSRGQCDRIRELGGELKGGYLVDFPAIVDGQEVLLCWRPGEPEVRWYHGLHEGMMGRKPLPEAPGDEEARPEPEE comes from the coding sequence ATGGCAACCCGCTACTTTACGCCGGCTGAAGTGAACCGTCTCATTCCCGAACTGGAGCGCATCATCGCCTACCTCAGGCGCCTGGATGCCGAGATTCAGGAGAAGGACTGGCGGCTGAGGCAGCGGAAGGTGGAGGCCCGGCGGCGGGACGACCCGGTGGACACCTACACCTTTCTGAAGGAGGAGGCCGAGCTGGACTTCCTCCGGATCCTCTCCCGCGGCCAGTGCGACCGCATCCGGGAGCTTGGGGGCGAGTTGAAGGGCGGCTACCTGGTGGACTTCCCGGCCATCGTGGACGGGCAGGAGGTCCTGCTCTGCTGGCGGCCGGGCGAGCCGGAGGTGCGCTGGTACCACGGGCTGCACGAGGGCATGATGGGGCGCAAGCCGCTCCCGGAGGCGCCGGGCGATGAGGAAGCGCGGCCCGAGCCGGAGGAATAG
- a CDS encoding (Fe-S)-binding protein produces the protein MKVQISEDMILNCMRCGFCLPACPTYRYKQVESASPRGRIALMRAVMEGKLDVLDIAGPLDTCLGCRACEPACPAGVTYGAILEQGRAQLNQVRPLPGVVRWAYRWLLGTPGGIRFSAWALWLYQKLRLNALAHRLNLVEKIGGKGLADMERAIPPVASPARRAARKPAYPAAGNRRYRVAFFMGCLSDIVFFETNQNAIEVLTGLGCEVVLPAGQGCCGAVHSHAGEHELAVAQAKRNIAAFETSGCDFIVSTAGGCGAALREYDKLLADDPEWADRARAFSSRCRDFSELVEQLGPIPMGDMTGTYTYQDSCHLRNVQKVAAPPRNLLKSMPGARFVELPEADRCCGAAGTYMITQALLSDRILDDKAQKVAQTGAATLVVANTPCHLEMLEGIQRAGLADRVQVRHIADVVAEAMRKAPAAGGSH, from the coding sequence GTGAAGGTGCAGATCTCCGAGGATATGATCCTCAACTGCATGCGCTGCGGGTTCTGCCTGCCCGCCTGTCCCACCTACCGGTACAAGCAGGTGGAGTCGGCGAGCCCGCGGGGCCGCATCGCGCTCATGCGCGCGGTGATGGAGGGCAAGCTGGACGTCCTGGACATCGCCGGCCCCCTGGACACCTGCCTGGGCTGCCGAGCCTGCGAGCCCGCCTGCCCCGCGGGCGTCACCTACGGAGCCATCCTGGAGCAGGGGCGGGCCCAGCTCAACCAGGTGAGGCCCCTGCCCGGCGTCGTGCGGTGGGCCTACCGCTGGCTGCTGGGCACGCCGGGTGGCATCCGGTTCTCCGCCTGGGCGCTGTGGCTTTACCAGAAGCTCCGCCTGAACGCGCTGGCGCACCGGCTGAACCTGGTGGAGAAGATCGGCGGTAAGGGGCTGGCCGATATGGAGCGGGCCATCCCGCCCGTCGCCTCGCCGGCCAGGCGCGCCGCCCGCAAGCCGGCATACCCCGCCGCCGGGAACCGCCGGTACCGGGTGGCCTTCTTCATGGGATGCCTCTCCGACATCGTGTTCTTCGAGACCAATCAGAACGCGATCGAGGTCCTCACGGGGCTCGGGTGCGAGGTGGTGCTCCCCGCGGGTCAGGGATGCTGCGGCGCCGTGCACAGCCACGCCGGCGAGCACGAGCTGGCCGTTGCGCAGGCCAAGCGGAACATCGCCGCCTTCGAGACCAGCGGCTGCGACTTCATCGTGAGCACGGCCGGCGGCTGCGGCGCGGCCCTGCGGGAGTACGACAAGCTGCTGGCCGACGACCCGGAGTGGGCCGACCGGGCCCGGGCGTTCTCGTCCCGCTGCCGGGACTTCTCCGAACTGGTGGAGCAGCTCGGTCCCATCCCGATGGGGGACATGACCGGCACCTACACCTATCAGGATTCGTGCCACCTGCGCAACGTTCAGAAGGTGGCGGCGCCGCCCCGCAACCTGCTCAAGTCCATGCCCGGCGCCCGTTTCGTCGAGCTGCCGGAGGCCGACCGCTGCTGTGGCGCCGCGGGCACCTACATGATCACCCAGGCCCTGCTCTCCGACCGGATCCTGGACGACAAGGCGCAGAAGGTCGCCCAGACCGGCGCCGCCACCCTGGTGGTGGCCAACACCCCCTGCCACCTGGAGATGCTGGAAGGCATCCAGCGGGCGGGCCTGGCCGACCGGGTGCAGGTACGCCACATCGCCGACGTGGTCGCCGAGGCGATGCGCAAGGCCCCGGCTGCCGGGGGAAGTCACTGA
- a CDS encoding FAD-binding oxidoreductase has translation MLTPEILAALRAAVGEEWCLTSKADLMAYSYDATPLYQRLPDAVVLPRTTEEVAAVLQIAHAHRIPVFTRGAGTNLAAGTVPAGGGIVLSLNRMNRILEIDQENLTATAEAGVITAELHKAVEAVGLFYPPDPGSMTSSTLGGNVMESAGGLRGLKYGVTKDYVMGLTAVTADGRIFRAGGKNVKDVAGYDLVKLICGSEGTLCVVTEVILKLLPMPEAKRTALAVFHDMEAAARTVSRIIAARIIPCTLEFMDNGTIRAVEDYVHLGLPTDAAALLLIQQDGPASVCDADIQRIAQICREEGATRVEHASDPAEQDRLMQARRFALSALARRRPTTILEDATVPRSQIAPMVAEIQRIAQKYDLDICTFGHAGDGNLHPTCMTDERNKEEIQRVEQAFAEIFAAALELGGTITGEHGVGEAKSPYLEWKVGPVGIELMKNIKKAFDPHGILNPGKLFAGETRKRVVVRQ, from the coding sequence ATGCTCACGCCGGAAATCCTCGCCGCGCTCCGGGCGGCGGTCGGCGAAGAGTGGTGCCTGACCAGCAAGGCTGATCTCATGGCCTACTCCTATGACGCCACGCCGCTTTACCAGCGGCTCCCCGACGCCGTCGTTCTGCCCCGGACCACCGAGGAGGTGGCCGCGGTGCTGCAGATCGCGCACGCGCATCGCATCCCGGTATTTACCCGGGGCGCGGGCACGAACCTGGCCGCCGGCACGGTGCCCGCAGGCGGCGGCATCGTCCTGTCCCTGAACCGCATGAACCGGATCCTGGAGATCGACCAGGAGAACCTGACGGCCACCGCAGAGGCCGGGGTCATCACCGCCGAGCTGCACAAGGCCGTCGAGGCCGTGGGCCTGTTCTACCCGCCCGACCCCGGCTCCATGACCTCCTCGACCCTCGGGGGCAACGTCATGGAGTCCGCCGGCGGCCTGCGCGGCCTGAAGTACGGCGTGACCAAGGACTACGTCATGGGCCTCACGGCCGTGACGGCCGACGGCCGCATCTTCCGGGCCGGCGGCAAGAACGTGAAGGACGTTGCCGGCTACGACCTGGTGAAGCTGATCTGCGGGTCCGAGGGGACCCTCTGCGTGGTCACCGAGGTCATCCTGAAGCTGCTGCCGATGCCCGAGGCCAAGCGCACGGCCCTGGCGGTGTTCCACGACATGGAGGCGGCCGCGCGGACCGTCAGCCGGATCATCGCGGCCCGCATCATCCCGTGCACCCTCGAGTTCATGGACAACGGCACCATCCGCGCCGTGGAGGACTACGTCCACCTGGGCCTGCCCACAGACGCCGCGGCCCTGCTGCTCATCCAGCAGGACGGCCCGGCGTCGGTCTGCGACGCCGACATTCAGCGGATCGCCCAGATCTGCCGGGAAGAGGGCGCCACGCGGGTGGAACACGCCAGCGATCCCGCCGAGCAGGACCGGCTGATGCAGGCGAGGCGCTTTGCGCTCTCGGCCCTGGCCCGGCGCAGGCCCACCACGATCCTGGAGGACGCGACGGTGCCCCGCAGCCAGATCGCCCCGATGGTGGCGGAGATTCAGCGCATCGCGCAGAAGTACGACCTGGACATCTGCACCTTCGGCCACGCCGGCGACGGCAACCTCCACCCCACCTGCATGACCGACGAGCGGAACAAGGAGGAGATCCAGCGGGTCGAGCAGGCCTTTGCAGAGATCTTCGCCGCCGCCCTGGAGCTGGGCGGCACCATCACCGGCGAGCACGGGGTGGGCGAGGCCAAGTCGCCGTACCTGGAGTGGAAGGTCGGACCCGTCGGCATCGAGCTCATGAAGAACATCAAGAAAGCCTTCGATCCCCACGGCATCCTGAACCCGGGCAAGCTCTTCGCGGGCGAGACCCGGAAGCGGGTGGTGGTCCGCCAGTGA